In Nicotiana tabacum cultivar K326 chromosome 19, ASM71507v2, whole genome shotgun sequence, one DNA window encodes the following:
- the LOC142173644 gene encoding uncharacterized protein LOC142173644, which produces MWRRQGQMVMSRCWCCQHPQEESIEHIFVTTPTASKVWNLFMGAAGISVQLIQLKQIIRHWWYAQCCPNLKPLFQVVPAIITWELWKRRNAGKHGGSMSIYRVIHEINRTMHQLARVRYAWIPNIPLLWPDMIQYFEGYKPILITTRVTWQLPFHGCYKCNIDGASKGNPRPSFLGFCVRDDEGDVVYARAVDLGVTTNVVADAKAILQGLDVRLSFIPSLNCLVQGED; this is translated from the exons ATGTGGAGGAGGCAAGGGCAAATGGTGATGTCTAggtgttggtgttgtcagcatCCCCAAGAGGAATCCATTGAGCATATATTTGTCACAACTCCTACTGCCTCTAAGGTATGGAACTTGTTCATGGGGGCTGCTGGAATTTCCGTGCAATTGATTCAATTGAAGCAGATTATAAGGCATTGGTGGTATGCTCAGTGTTGTCCAAATTTAAAGCCATTATTTCAAGTAGTACCAGCTATCATCACTTGGGAGctttggaagagaagaaatgcAGGTAAACATGGTGGTTCAATGTCCATATATAGGGTGATTCATGAGATAAATAGGACAATGCATCAACTGGCAAGGGTGAGGTAtgcttggatccctaatattccaTTATTATGGCCAGACATGATTCAATACTTTGAAGGATATAAACCTATATTGATCACTACAAGAGTAACATGGCAGCTTCCTTTTCATGGTTGTTACAAATGTAATATTGATGGAGCTTCAAAGGGCAATCCTAGACCTAGCTTCCTAGGCTTTTGTGTGAGGGATGATGAAGGTGATGTGGTGTATGCTAGGGCAGTAGACCTGGGAGTGACAACTAATGTGGTAGCTGACGCTAAGGCTATTCTTCAAGGGTTGGat GTACGTCTGAGTTTCATTCCTTCTCTGAACTGCCTAGTGCAGGGAGAAGATTGA